One [Clostridium] saccharolyticum WM1 DNA segment encodes these proteins:
- a CDS encoding stage III sporulation protein AB: MDNTWLRIVGAVLVILSSSGLGFFMAAQWNEHLKTVEKLRKMIFLLKGEIVYANSPLPEAFERTGKKAVGELGALFENVSERLSGQQGESFYTIWQEEIDKLPGEVCLSKEDKQNLKGLGEHLGYLDMDMQERNILLYLEQLDLTIGYLRKHKQERSRLYTSLGIMGGLFLTIVMY, from the coding sequence ATGGATAATACGTGGCTGCGGATCGTGGGAGCTGTTCTGGTCATTTTATCAAGTTCCGGTCTTGGGTTTTTTATGGCGGCCCAATGGAACGAGCATTTAAAGACTGTGGAAAAGCTCCGGAAAATGATTTTTTTGCTGAAAGGCGAGATCGTATATGCCAATTCCCCTCTGCCGGAGGCCTTTGAACGTACCGGCAAAAAGGCGGTGGGAGAGCTGGGGGCTTTGTTTGAAAATGTGTCGGAGCGGCTTTCCGGACAACAGGGAGAATCCTTTTATACCATCTGGCAGGAGGAGATCGACAAGCTTCCCGGGGAGGTCTGTTTGTCCAAAGAGGACAAACAGAATTTAAAGGGTCTTGGAGAACATCTTGGTTACTTGGACATGGACATGCAGGAGCGGAACATCCTTTTGTACCTGGAACAGTTGGATCTGACCATTGGTTATTTGAGAAAACATAAGCAGGAAAGAAGCCGCCTTTATACCAGTCTGGGTATTATGGGCGGTTTATTCCTAACAATTGTTATGTATTAA
- the spoIIIAA gene encoding stage III sporulation protein AA, with protein MERKDELINIFSRSIRDILNRVTVDFDEVQEIRLRVAAPLLMVYRNEEYYVTPRGSLSMEGKDAYTVSKNELKETMEYMSNYSLYAFEEEMKQGFITIQGGHRIGIAGKTILDESGIKAMKYISFINVRLSHQVKGCASQVLPYLYEEGREIYHTLIISPPRCGKTTLLRDMIRQVSNGTEDHTGLTVGVVDERSEIGACYQGVPQNELGIRTDILDCCPKAKGMMMLIRTMSPRVIAVDEIGSREDLEAMEYVMNCGCKLIATVHGNSIDDLKQKPVLRKLVEERIFERYIVLNNLGRIGNIDQIYDSRGTQLYKAQVHQMGIQWDRRECVAYG; from the coding sequence GTGGAAAGGAAAGACGAGCTTATCAATATATTTTCCAGGAGCATAAGAGATATTTTAAACCGGGTGACTGTTGATTTTGATGAGGTTCAGGAAATCAGGCTCCGGGTTGCTGCTCCTCTTTTAATGGTATACCGGAATGAGGAGTATTATGTGACTCCCAGAGGTTCCCTGAGCATGGAAGGAAAGGACGCCTATACAGTCTCTAAAAATGAGCTTAAGGAAACCATGGAGTACATGAGCAACTATTCCCTGTATGCCTTTGAAGAAGAGATGAAGCAGGGGTTTATTACCATTCAGGGAGGCCACCGGATCGGTATCGCCGGAAAGACCATTTTAGATGAATCCGGGATTAAAGCCATGAAATACATATCCTTTATCAATGTCCGGCTGTCTCATCAGGTCAAGGGCTGCGCTTCCCAGGTTCTGCCTTATTTATATGAGGAAGGGAGAGAGATCTATCACACGCTGATCATTTCCCCTCCAAGATGCGGGAAGACCACCCTGTTAAGAGATATGATCCGTCAGGTTTCCAATGGTACTGAGGATCATACAGGCCTTACCGTGGGGGTGGTTGACGAACGTTCTGAAATTGGGGCCTGTTATCAGGGGGTCCCTCAGAATGAACTGGGAATCCGTACCGATATTTTAGACTGCTGCCCGAAAGCAAAAGGGATGATGATGCTCATCCGGACCATGTCTCCCAGAGTGATCGCTGTGGATGAGATCGGAAGCCGGGAAGATTTAGAGGCAATGGAATACGTGATGAACTGCGGCTGTAAGCTGATCGCCACGGTACATGGTAATTCCATTGACGATTTAAAGCAGAAGCCGGTCTTAAGAAAGCTGGTGGAGGAGCGGATTTTTGAACGATATATCGTTTTAAATAATCTGGGAAGAATCGGGAACATCGATCAGATTTATGACTCCAGAGGAACTCAGCTCTACAAAGCCCAGGTTCATCAAATGGGAATTCAGTGGGACAGGCGGGAGTGTGTTGCTTATGGATAA
- a CDS encoding C40 family peptidase — MQRKKWIVTMLTGLAFMASHQLTAKADTAPELTVPLVAPPPLEWQTGPGAGPGKEFSQTAPEFQSGSGEQVVAYAKQFLGNPYVYGGTSLTSGADCSGFVMSVYKQFGINLPRTSEAQGKAGIDAGGIENAQPGDLIVYIGHIGIYTGQNQLIHASGPEDGIKISTVDFRPVVSVRRIIGN; from the coding sequence ATGCAGAGAAAAAAGTGGATCGTAACCATGCTTACAGGTCTGGCATTTATGGCCTCTCATCAATTAACTGCAAAAGCGGATACAGCCCCTGAACTGACCGTTCCTCTTGTGGCCCCTCCGCCCCTGGAGTGGCAGACCGGTCCCGGGGCCGGTCCGGGAAAGGAATTTTCCCAGACAGCACCGGAATTTCAATCAGGATCAGGTGAACAGGTAGTGGCTTATGCAAAGCAGTTTCTTGGAAACCCTTATGTATACGGAGGGACAAGCCTTACATCAGGTGCTGACTGCTCCGGGTTTGTAATGAGCGTTTATAAACAATTTGGGATAAACCTGCCCAGGACCTCTGAGGCCCAGGGTAAAGCAGGCATAGATGCGGGCGGAATAGAAAATGCCCAGCCAGGGGATCTGATCGTATACATAGGCCATATCGGCATTTACACAGGACAGAACCAGCTCATTCATGCAAGCGGACCAGAGGACGGGATTAAGATATCCACTGTGGATTTTAGACCTGTGGTTTCAGTAAGAAGAATCATAGGGAATTAA
- a CDS encoding DUF3877 family protein: MQYGALEQMLINSIKEVQIKLGYEKEPIRFYYPLHALMNILKISEGSDEEIKAAMEGFKKSVKERLGDIRITKSQERFCFEIPPEGVEYVYYHGKDSGFLKEFIETVENPHTTFEDIWKVFNKYGDGKVTCLKSQEEDFDYIIFFEDPSLDNYRYYIKFHENHVTYHRFLSEDAADMGI, from the coding sequence ATGCAATATGGTGCACTGGAGCAGATGCTCATAAACTCAATCAAAGAAGTACAGATTAAATTAGGATATGAAAAAGAACCGATCCGTTTCTACTATCCCCTGCATGCACTGATGAACATACTGAAGATCTCCGAAGGTTCTGACGAAGAAATAAAAGCCGCAATGGAAGGTTTTAAGAAATCCGTAAAAGAACGCCTGGGAGACATCAGAATCACTAAAAGCCAGGAACGTTTTTGCTTTGAGATTCCCCCGGAAGGTGTAGAATACGTATATTATCATGGAAAGGATAGCGGTTTTTTAAAAGAATTCATTGAAACCGTAGAAAATCCTCATACTACTTTTGAGGATATATGGAAGGTTTTTAATAAATATGGGGATGGAAAGGTTACTTGCCTGAAATCTCAGGAAGAAGATTTTGATTACATTATATTTTTTGAAGATCCTTCCCTGGATAATTACCGGTATTATATCAAATTTCATGAAAATCATGTCACATACCACAGATTCTTATCCGAGGATGCAGCGGATATGGGCATATAA
- the ahpF gene encoding alkyl hydroperoxide reductase subunit F, whose amino-acid sequence MMLDAEIKKQLTEYLQLLENDVLIKISAGSDRVSKDMMDLIHELTGLSPRIKTEEGKLPRTPSFSINRMGEDTGVTFAGIPLGHEFTSLVLALLQVSGRAPKVEGYLIDQVKRIQGEHHFETYISLSCHNCPEVVQALNLMSILNPGITHTMIDGAAFKDEAERKNVMAVPTVYLNGEVFGSGRMTLEEILGKLGSAPDISEFEKKEPFDILVIGGGPAGASAAIYAARKGIRTGIVAERFGGQVRETLGIENLISVAYTEGPEFAEILEQHVKNYEVDIMDSQRAVRLERKELLEVELENGAVLKSKAVILSTGARWRYVGVPGEAEFKNKGVAYCPHCDGPLYKGKQVAVIGGGNSGIEAAIDLAGIAGHVTVLEFMPELKADSILQKRLYRLPNVTVIKNVQTKEITGTDKVNGISYMDRETGEVHHQELQGVFVQIGLTANTDWLGETVARSPMGEIIVDHRNATNVPGVFAAGDCTDSAYKQIVIAMGSGASAALSAFDYLIRN is encoded by the coding sequence ATGATGCTGGATGCTGAAATTAAAAAACAACTGACTGAGTATCTCCAGCTTCTGGAAAATGATGTACTGATTAAAATCAGTGCAGGATCTGACCGTGTATCAAAGGACATGATGGATCTGATCCATGAACTGACCGGCCTCTCTCCAAGGATAAAGACGGAGGAGGGTAAGCTTCCCAGAACCCCCAGCTTTAGCATTAACCGTATGGGGGAAGACACGGGAGTGACGTTTGCAGGAATTCCTCTGGGTCATGAATTTACTTCTCTGGTGCTGGCTCTTTTGCAGGTAAGCGGAAGAGCCCCCAAGGTGGAAGGGTATTTAATCGACCAGGTGAAACGCATACAGGGGGAGCATCATTTTGAAACCTACATCAGCTTAAGCTGCCATAATTGCCCGGAGGTGGTGCAGGCTCTTAACTTAATGAGCATTTTAAATCCCGGTATCACCCATACCATGATTGACGGCGCTGCTTTTAAAGATGAGGCGGAACGTAAAAATGTCATGGCCGTTCCTACGGTATACTTAAACGGCGAGGTTTTTGGCAGCGGGCGCATGACCCTGGAAGAGATATTGGGGAAATTAGGAAGTGCCCCTGATATATCAGAATTTGAGAAGAAAGAGCCTTTTGATATACTGGTCATCGGAGGGGGCCCTGCAGGAGCCAGTGCAGCCATTTATGCGGCGCGCAAAGGCATTCGCACCGGTATTGTTGCCGAACGCTTCGGCGGTCAGGTAAGAGAGACGCTGGGGATCGAGAATCTCATCAGTGTGGCATATACCGAAGGTCCTGAATTTGCAGAAATCCTGGAGCAGCATGTAAAAAATTATGAAGTGGATATTATGGATTCCCAGCGTGCCGTACGCCTGGAAAGAAAAGAACTCCTTGAGGTAGAGCTGGAAAACGGTGCTGTCTTAAAAAGCAAGGCAGTGATCCTATCTACAGGCGCCCGGTGGAGATATGTGGGTGTACCGGGAGAGGCGGAATTTAAGAATAAGGGAGTTGCTTATTGTCCTCATTGTGACGGCCCCCTTTATAAAGGAAAGCAAGTGGCAGTCATCGGAGGCGGCAATTCCGGCATTGAAGCGGCAATTGATCTTGCTGGGATCGCCGGCCATGTGACAGTTCTTGAATTTATGCCTGAGCTGAAGGCGGATTCCATTCTCCAGAAGCGTCTTTACCGTCTGCCCAATGTGACAGTGATAAAGAACGTTCAGACAAAAGAAATTACCGGCACAGACAAGGTTAACGGCATTTCCTATATGGATCGTGAAACAGGAGAAGTCCATCACCAGGAGCTGCAGGGTGTGTTCGTTCAGATCGGCCTTACGGCCAATACGGACTGGCTGGGAGAAACCGTTGCACGCAGTCCCATGGGAGAGATTATTGTGGATCACCGCAATGCCACCAATGTACCCGGAGTTTTTGCGGCAGGAGACTGCACGGACAGTGCTTATAAACAGATCGTTATTGCCATGGGATCCGGAGCCAGCGCAGCTTTAAGTGCTTTTGACTATTTAATAAGAAATTGA
- the ahpC gene encoding alkyl hydroperoxide reductase subunit C has product MSLIGSEVKPFKAQAYHNGKFVEVTEGDFKGKWSIICFYPADFTFVCPTELEDLQNNYETFKKLGAEVYSVSTDTHFTHKAWHDHSETIRKLTYVMIGDPSHTLSRNFDVLIEAEGLADRGTFLVDPDGIIQSVEINAGNIGRDANILIDKIKAAQYVRNNPGEVCPAKWKEGGATLKPSLDLVGKI; this is encoded by the coding sequence ATGTCATTAATCGGATCAGAAGTAAAACCATTCAAAGCCCAGGCTTATCATAACGGAAAGTTTGTAGAAGTAACAGAAGGAGATTTTAAGGGGAAGTGGAGCATCATTTGTTTTTATCCTGCGGATTTTACATTTGTTTGCCCGACGGAGCTGGAAGATTTACAGAACAATTATGAGACATTTAAGAAACTGGGAGCGGAAGTTTATTCCGTTTCTACCGATACACATTTTACCCATAAGGCATGGCACGACCATTCAGAGACCATCCGTAAACTGACCTATGTGATGATTGGAGATCCATCTCATACCTTATCCCGTAATTTTGACGTATTGATTGAAGCAGAAGGACTTGCAGACCGCGGAACTTTCCTTGTTGACCCCGATGGAATCATTCAGTCCGTGGAGATCAATGCAGGAAACATCGGCCGGGATGCAAATATTCTTATTGATAAGATCAAGGCGGCCCAGTACGTAAGAAATAACCCCGGCGAAGTTTGCCCGGCGAAATGGAAAGAGGGCGGAGCCACACTGAAACCAAGTCTTGACCTGGTAGGAAAAATTTAA
- a CDS encoding DUF1062 domain-containing protein, which translates to MNHNLRKQWIVTPNQLPAIIRRCPKCGKKTEFINSGKFRVNANGRLIDVWLIYRCGQCETSWNMTVWERAEAGRLEKKEYDGFMKNDPDLAAKYGNDRELFAKNKAEAAASKGEYHVVTVDTAIPCGEAYATEIDLRIPFGFELRADVFLRKQLSVSRSRIKKWCEDGLILSGGQALSPKGKMKDGMLLQVKKGSLFLVDSILNRSLSP; encoded by the coding sequence ATGAATCACAATTTAAGAAAACAATGGATCGTTACGCCAAACCAGCTTCCCGCCATTATAAGAAGATGCCCCAAATGCGGGAAAAAGACGGAATTTATAAACAGCGGAAAATTCAGAGTCAATGCCAATGGCCGTCTCATAGATGTTTGGCTGATCTACCGGTGCGGACAATGTGAGACCTCCTGGAACATGACCGTATGGGAACGAGCGGAGGCAGGCAGGCTGGAGAAAAAGGAGTATGATGGATTCATGAAAAATGATCCGGATCTGGCAGCAAAATACGGGAATGACAGGGAGTTATTTGCCAAGAATAAGGCGGAAGCTGCCGCTTCAAAGGGAGAGTATCACGTGGTAACCGTAGATACTGCCATTCCCTGCGGAGAGGCTTACGCCACGGAAATTGACTTAAGAATCCCTTTTGGATTTGAATTGAGGGCAGATGTATTTTTAAGGAAGCAGTTGTCCGTGTCCAGAAGCAGAATAAAGAAATGGTGTGAGGACGGGCTGATTTTAAGCGGAGGCCAGGCCTTGTCTCCCAAAGGAAAAATGAAGGATGGGATGCTTTTACAGGTGAAAAAAGGGAGCCTTTTTCTGGTTGATTCTATTTTAAACCGGTCCCTTTCACCATAA
- a CDS encoding CD3324 family protein, which produces MRYQKANEILPEELVELIQNYIDGEYVYIPRKQENKRTWGQQTGAREERRLRDRSIYADYVSGICVKLLAERYYLSEKSIQRIVLQEKKSKEKQ; this is translated from the coding sequence ATGCGCTATCAGAAAGCCAATGAAATTTTGCCGGAAGAGCTGGTGGAATTAATTCAGAATTATATAGACGGGGAATATGTATATATTCCCAGAAAACAGGAAAATAAACGAACCTGGGGACAGCAGACAGGAGCCAGAGAGGAAAGAAGACTGCGGGACCGATCCATTTATGCAGATTATGTTTCCGGTATATGCGTGAAGCTTTTGGCAGAGCGTTATTACCTGTCCGAGAAAAGCATTCAAAGGATCGTGCTTCAGGAAAAGAAAAGTAAGGAAAAACAATAG
- a CDS encoding pentapeptide repeat-containing protein produces MSQKLLPPILPGAMDVVLEDLEELFLRKDQEEAVTDVLIRNLHITEEDLSHMRFSAVIFENCIFQDCTFEKGEFSDVVFNACDISNCSFEDSYFNRAEFRSSKGMGAKFCGNTMLHTVVLDCNFSYANFDSSRLEHIRFSDCRIQGGSLTQCRCKAVEWNRVNLENASFFKTMMKGMDFTSSTIQGLTISDGCGEVRGAVVDLYQAAELAKYLGIVIKS; encoded by the coding sequence ATGAGCCAGAAACTTCTTCCCCCCATTCTTCCTGGGGCAATGGATGTTGTATTGGAAGATTTAGAGGAATTATTCCTCAGAAAAGACCAGGAGGAAGCGGTAACAGACGTTCTCATCAGAAATCTCCATATAACGGAGGAAGATCTTTCCCATATGCGTTTTTCCGCCGTCATATTTGAAAACTGCATATTTCAGGATTGTACCTTTGAAAAAGGGGAGTTTTCAGATGTGGTGTTTAATGCCTGCGACATATCCAACTGCAGTTTTGAGGACAGCTATTTTAACCGGGCGGAATTCCGCTCTTCCAAGGGCATGGGGGCAAAGTTCTGCGGAAATACCATGCTCCATACCGTGGTTCTTGACTGTAATTTCAGCTATGCCAATTTTGATTCTTCCAGGCTGGAACACATCCGGTTTTCCGATTGCCGGATCCAGGGCGGTTCCCTGACCCAATGCCGCTGCAAGGCGGTGGAATGGAACCGGGTAAATCTGGAAAATGCCAGTTTCTTTAAAACCATGATGAAGGGAATGGATTTTACCAGCAGTACCATACAGGGACTGACCATATCTGACGGCTGCGGGGAGGTCAGGGGCGCTGTGGTGGATTTATATCAGGCAGCTGAGCTGGCGAAATATCTGGGCATTGTCATAAAAAGCTGA
- the rlmH gene encoding 23S rRNA (pseudouridine(1915)-N(3))-methyltransferase RlmH, whose product MKITLVTVGKIKEKFYTDAIGEYSKRLSRYCKLEIIQVPDEKTPDSAGEAVERQIREKEGERILSSIKDGAYMIALAIDGENLDSVQLSEKINGLGIGGVSQIVFVIGGSLGLSDAVLKRADYRLSFSKMTFPHQLMRVILLEQVYRSYRIINGEPYHK is encoded by the coding sequence ATGAAGATCACTCTGGTAACGGTAGGAAAAATAAAGGAAAAGTTTTATACAGATGCCATCGGGGAATACAGCAAAAGACTGAGCCGTTACTGCAAGCTGGAGATTATCCAGGTGCCCGATGAAAAGACGCCGGACTCAGCCGGTGAAGCAGTGGAAAGGCAGATCAGGGAGAAGGAAGGAGAAAGGATCCTTTCTTCCATTAAGGATGGGGCCTATATGATCGCCTTGGCCATTGATGGGGAAAACCTAGATTCGGTTCAGCTTTCAGAGAAAATAAACGGATTGGGAATCGGAGGGGTGAGCCAGATCGTGTTTGTCATCGGCGGGTCTTTGGGGCTTTCTGATGCAGTTTTAAAGAGAGCGGATTACAGGCTGAGCTTTTCTAAAATGACCTTTCCTCATCAGCTGATGCGGGTGATTTTATTGGAGCAGGTATACCGCAGCTACCGCATTATAAATGGAGAGCCATACCATAAGTGA
- a CDS encoding alpha/beta hydrolase, whose amino-acid sequence MRRGKVSVRGNLVRDMMQNVMETSLKQPIRTGELRRNPVEPAWVCPAGYEYEIIELEHLKMEYLRPVGVVTDRVILQLHGGGYIGPMKNIYRRFAVRYSKRSYGGDVLTLDYRVAPEHPFPAALEDAVAAYQWLLEEKGYRPEHIVVAGDSAGGGLGLALGLYLKDHGIALPGGFITMSPWTDLTNSGESYVSNYEIDPLFGNSTNNMLYNSDYIGGQDPGLPYISPVFGEYEGFPPVLMQVGSYEVLLSDTLTVADKLKKAGVKRRVSVYEGMFHVFQMGLDLIPESREAWDEVELFLRILFHINVKPDGKVVRKVKTEHTKPARDMVKLLIAMMKKELDTSRRYQ is encoded by the coding sequence ATGCGTCGGGGAAAAGTAAGTGTGCGGGGAAATCTTGTGAGGGATATGATGCAGAATGTAATGGAAACTTCGTTAAAACAGCCGATCCGCACCGGAGAGCTGAGAAGAAACCCGGTGGAGCCTGCATGGGTCTGTCCGGCTGGGTATGAATATGAGATCATAGAACTGGAGCATTTAAAAATGGAGTATCTCCGTCCTGTGGGAGTGGTCACGGACCGGGTGATCCTGCAGCTTCACGGCGGCGGTTACATCGGGCCTATGAAAAACATTTACCGGAGGTTTGCAGTCCGGTATTCCAAGCGAAGCTACGGCGGGGATGTGCTTACCCTTGACTACCGGGTGGCACCGGAGCATCCCTTTCCGGCGGCTTTGGAGGATGCAGTTGCAGCTTATCAGTGGCTTCTTGAGGAAAAGGGATATCGTCCGGAGCATATTGTGGTGGCCGGAGATTCTGCAGGAGGCGGATTGGGGCTGGCCCTGGGGCTGTACCTGAAGGATCATGGAATCGCCCTTCCCGGAGGATTTATTACCATGTCCCCATGGACGGACCTGACCAACAGCGGGGAAAGCTATGTGTCCAATTATGAGATTGACCCTCTGTTTGGAAATTCCACCAATAACATGCTGTACAATTCAGACTACATTGGCGGCCAGGACCCGGGCCTTCCTTACATTTCTCCGGTATTCGGGGAATATGAGGGATTTCCTCCCGTTCTCATGCAGGTAGGAAGCTACGAGGTGCTTTTAAGCGATACCCTGACTGTGGCAGATAAGCTGAAAAAAGCCGGAGTCAAGCGGCGGGTTTCTGTCTATGAGGGAATGTTTCATGTATTTCAGATGGGACTTGACTTAATCCCTGAGAGCCGGGAGGCCTGGGATGAGGTGGAATTATTTTTACGGATCCTCTTTCATATCAACGTAAAGCCCGATGGGAAAGTAGTGCGGAAGGTGAAGACAGAGCACACAAAGCCGGCAAGGGATATGGTGAAGCTTTTGATTGCCATGATGAAGAAAGAACTGGACACATCAAGGAGATACCAATGA
- a CDS encoding DUF6320 domain-containing protein — translation MKRSPQGERWRRLDNTAKIFPVIASENLSNVFRISAVLKKEVDPGTLQRALEEILPQFEGFSVRLRRGFFWYYFENNKRMPVIERETTYPCKYIDPHSNQLFLFRVTYFGRRINLEVFHAVTDGLGAVSFLKALVYRYLDLEQNSRTGHQAAQKISSNISMNVEDSYVRHYKKTVKRKYSSRKAYHLTGETLPLDEENVLHGYVDLKMLKTVSKSCGVSITRFLAASLIWAIYQEYLGGKPCEKSIGISIPINLRTFFSSETTANFFAVTLIDFLSTSEEHTFSEVLEAVSRQMDLKITKEKMEQIISYNVSSEKKWYLRIAPLFLKWCALNLVFRKNDKAYTMTLSNIGPIEIEEDYKKEIERFSMMIGVSKRQPMKCAVCAYEKEVIVTFTSVFQDTRLQDRFFGFLKELEIPVNLESNGIPDDRDDLGMYPQIRYDRKRLKKLVFTFYGLLFFVGAVLGVINFATYSGSLWSVIAIVLMAYTALTVEYSILRHANLASKVLLQTVGAQALLVALDHSTGYNGWSVNYGIPSTILFADLSVVFLILVNRMNWQSYFMYQIAVTVFSFIPLILWAAGLLTRPALAFITVIVTVIILAVTIVLGDRSVKTELKRRFHV, via the coding sequence ATGAAACGAAGTCCCCAGGGAGAGCGGTGGAGGCGGCTTGACAATACGGCAAAAATATTTCCGGTCATAGCCAGCGAAAATTTAAGCAATGTTTTCCGTATTTCCGCGGTTTTAAAGAAAGAAGTGGATCCGGGCACCCTGCAGCGGGCACTGGAAGAGATCCTTCCCCAGTTTGAAGGATTTTCAGTGAGGCTGCGCAGGGGATTTTTCTGGTATTATTTTGAAAACAATAAACGGATGCCGGTGATCGAACGGGAGACTACCTATCCATGCAAATATATTGATCCTCACAGCAACCAGCTTTTTCTGTTCCGGGTCACTTATTTTGGAAGGCGGATCAATCTGGAGGTATTTCATGCGGTTACTGACGGCCTGGGAGCGGTAAGCTTTTTGAAGGCCCTGGTTTACCGGTATCTGGATCTTGAGCAAAATTCAAGGACAGGCCATCAGGCGGCTCAGAAAATATCTTCCAATATTTCCATGAATGTAGAGGACAGCTATGTCCGCCATTATAAAAAGACTGTAAAGCGTAAATACAGTTCCAGAAAAGCCTATCATCTGACAGGAGAGACTCTTCCTCTTGATGAGGAGAATGTTCTACACGGATATGTGGACTTAAAAATGCTGAAGACGGTGTCCAAAAGCTGCGGGGTCAGCATCACTAGATTTCTGGCGGCATCACTGATCTGGGCGATTTATCAGGAATATCTTGGTGGCAAGCCCTGTGAAAAATCCATCGGTATCAGCATTCCCATTAATTTAAGGACCTTTTTCAGCTCAGAAACAACTGCTAATTTTTTTGCAGTGACCCTTATAGACTTCCTCTCCACCAGCGAGGAACATACCTTTTCAGAGGTGCTGGAGGCGGTGAGCCGCCAGATGGATTTAAAGATCACAAAGGAAAAGATGGAGCAAATCATTTCTTATAATGTTTCCAGTGAAAAGAAGTGGTATCTGCGGATCGCCCCTCTTTTTTTAAAATGGTGTGCGTTAAACCTGGTTTTCCGAAAGAATGATAAGGCATACACTATGACTCTGTCAAACATCGGTCCAATTGAAATAGAAGAGGACTATAAAAAGGAGATCGAGAGATTTTCCATGATGATCGGTGTTTCCAAAAGACAGCCTATGAAATGTGCAGTCTGTGCCTACGAAAAAGAGGTGATTGTGACTTTTACCTCCGTATTTCAGGACACCAGGCTTCAGGACCGTTTCTTCGGCTTTCTGAAAGAATTGGAGATTCCTGTAAACTTAGAAAGCAACGGTATTCCGGACGACAGGGATGATCTTGGCATGTATCCCCAGATCCGTTATGACAGGAAGCGGCTTAAGAAACTGGTATTTACTTTTTATGGATTGCTGTTTTTTGTGGGAGCTGTTCTGGGGGTCATTAATTTTGCCACCTATTCCGGTTCTCTGTGGTCTGTGATTGCCATTGTGCTTATGGCCTATACGGCTCTTACCGTGGAATATTCCATCCTGCGCCATGCCAATCTGGCATCAAAGGTTCTTTTACAGACGGTGGGGGCCCAGGCACTTTTAGTGGCTTTGGATCATTCTACAGGTTATAATGGCTGGTCCGTAAACTACGGGATTCCAAGCACCATTCTGTTTGCGGATCTTTCGGTGGTCTTTTTGATTCTGGTGAACCGGATGAACTGGCAGAGTTATTTTATGTATCAGATTGCTGTTACGGTATTCAGCTTTATCCCTTTGATTTTATGGGCGGCCGGGCTTCTTACCAGACCGGCTCTGGCTTTTATTACTGTGATCGTGACGGTAATCATTTTAGCCGTTACCATTGTACTTGGGGACAGAAGTGTGAAAACGGAATTGAAAAGGCGGTTTCATGTATAA
- a CDS encoding GNAT family N-acetyltransferase yields MEYSIRSVRKEDIDRVAEVEALCFPKEEAAGRQALEQRINHFPESFLLAELADGTIIGFINGCVTDGNTICDEMFESPDFHDPKGAYQSVFGLDVIKEWRGRGVAAALMECLIEEAENSGRKGMILTCKDRLIPYYEKFGYRNMGMSGSVHGGAVWYDMRLDFTDTGK; encoded by the coding sequence ATGGAATACAGCATCAGAAGCGTAAGAAAAGAAGACATAGACCGGGTGGCCGAGGTGGAGGCTCTCTGCTTTCCGAAGGAAGAGGCAGCAGGACGGCAAGCCTTAGAACAGAGGATCAATCATTTTCCGGAAAGCTTTCTTTTGGCAGAACTTGCCGATGGGACGATCATTGGATTTATTAATGGATGCGTGACTGACGGGAATACTATTTGTGACGAGATGTTTGAAAGTCCGGATTTCCATGATCCGAAAGGGGCTTATCAAAGCGTATTTGGACTTGATGTGATAAAAGAGTGGAGAGGCCGGGGAGTTGCTGCCGCACTTATGGAGTGCCTGATAGAAGAAGCAGAGAACAGCGGCAGAAAAGGAATGATCCTGACCTGCAAGGACAGGCTGATTCCATATTATGAGAAATTCGGATACCGGAATATGGGAATGTCCGGATCTGTGCACGGAGGGGCCGTCTGGTACGACATGCGGCTTGATTTTACAGATACAGGGAAGTGA